In Arachis stenosperma cultivar V10309 chromosome 1, arast.V10309.gnm1.PFL2, whole genome shotgun sequence, one DNA window encodes the following:
- the LOC130936562 gene encoding uncharacterized protein LOC130936562 — MGDRETSKSHVVSMAARQTGLPDYMAQFLHWNKDSFETPSANAPSSPAIEVQSQLAVDVNPMTTVVGGVGPVEEVFVEDTGPKVAIVKNPLKRKATSSLEGMFTVPWVI; from the exons ATGGGTGATCGTGAGACCAGTAAGAGCCATGTGG TGTCCATGGCAGCCAGGCAGACTGGCCTTCCTGATTATATGGCCCAATTCCTCCATTGGAACAAGGACAGCTTTGAGACCCCTTCTGCAAACGCACCTTCTTCTCCAGCTATCGAGGTCCAGTCCCAACTCGCTGTCGATGTGAATCCCATGACTACTGTGGTTGGTGGGGTTGGACCAGTAGAGGAGGTATTTGTGGAAGACACTGGTCCTAAGGTGGCCATCGTCAAGAACCCCTTGAAGAGGAAAGCCACGTCCAGCCTTGAAGGGATGTTTACTGTTCCGTGGGTTATCTga